In Pseudomonadota bacterium, one genomic interval encodes:
- a CDS encoding amidohydrolase, producing the protein MSRLSRLLKTCTLSALLVSTLTVNAPPSHAAPAAPVQITPLNASAVASSAITSGDVQVIIPRAASGAPSGMGNGRLLPAINDESPNTTALGLALEVALYGPGKWDSPIGGFVEITKGQHGKLKGHFVGLKTLYGFVNGDLDLYVTSGNIVSGTYTAEVTCKDIVLNGGAHTCRLKGPAKLSVSGDASNFHVTFTSNITYVTPRGSLTNRDLRADTRISLKGSDVTASTTLEGAVEANDVNGLNGSIQVATRKPLELAGTLSERRAGVLSLRSGEIALNEALTLSVVKPNIVAAALNGKTTRRFAWEYLGGQRNASFDLRPAYADTIFHNGTVLTVDAKDSRAKALAVLDGHILAVGQNFAVFPFQAPTTRMVDLRGKTIMPGFVEPHAHTSLSALNLLADVTPRVVPCGTEAPGNTIEKVLADLRAAVKKAPKAKAFFGFNFDPSRLVKKELMQNLTREQLDGVSATIPIVVQNASQHVSYVNSAAFRATGLWPTAPKGPFTAPDKSSPMYGFLVVDAKTGLPTGVLNDFAQEPFLKLAVGAITETKADKLAFAKKWREFQDVLARVGVTSYGEMLLGAFAGTELESELLGLISLDPTNPCRIRAYIDTQSFTPDKLDMFPGEGYDRLKIIGGKFISDGSTQGLTAGLSFPYKYPGPYPAAANGETVFKSADDFYTRALPWYRAGWQLAVHANGDRALDYVLSGFDKLQKTMKNRNARFRVEHFTVHTPAEVARQVAAAKLLDVNVGLTIGHVYFWGQVFHDTLLGEENSRYLLPLKTLVDAGVRVSTHSDSPVTSPNPLRNVYIATNRLWQMEPRKVLSPNQVITVPQALRTITTNPAYAMFLDKEVGSLEVGKLADLVVLSADPTTTKPADMMGVHVVGTWLAGHQVSGGKL; encoded by the coding sequence TTGTCGCGACTCTCACGTCTGCTGAAGACCTGCACTCTCTCGGCGTTGCTCGTCAGCACCCTGACCGTCAACGCCCCTCCCAGCCACGCAGCCCCCGCCGCGCCCGTCCAGATCACCCCGCTCAACGCGAGCGCGGTGGCCAGCAGCGCGATCACATCGGGTGACGTCCAGGTCATCATCCCCAGAGCCGCCAGCGGTGCCCCTTCCGGCATGGGCAACGGGCGCCTGCTTCCGGCCATCAACGATGAGTCTCCCAACACGACCGCCCTCGGCCTCGCCCTCGAGGTGGCGCTCTATGGCCCCGGCAAGTGGGACAGCCCCATCGGCGGCTTCGTCGAGATCACCAAGGGCCAGCACGGCAAGCTCAAAGGTCACTTCGTGGGTCTGAAGACCCTGTACGGCTTCGTCAACGGCGACCTCGACCTGTACGTGACCTCCGGCAACATCGTCTCCGGCACCTACACCGCCGAGGTCACCTGCAAGGACATCGTGCTCAACGGCGGCGCACACACCTGCAGGCTCAAAGGCCCGGCGAAGCTGAGCGTGAGCGGCGATGCGTCGAACTTCCACGTGACCTTCACCTCGAACATCACGTATGTCACCCCCCGCGGATCGCTCACGAACCGCGACCTGAGAGCCGACACCCGCATCTCGCTCAAGGGATCGGATGTGACCGCGTCCACCACCCTCGAGGGCGCCGTCGAGGCCAACGACGTGAACGGGCTGAACGGCAGCATCCAGGTCGCCACGCGCAAGCCCCTCGAGCTTGCCGGCACCCTCTCAGAGCGGCGCGCGGGCGTGCTCTCGCTCAGAAGCGGCGAGATCGCGCTCAACGAGGCCCTGACCCTCAGCGTCGTGAAGCCGAACATCGTGGCCGCCGCGCTCAACGGCAAGACCACCCGCCGGTTTGCGTGGGAGTATCTCGGCGGGCAGCGCAACGCGTCATTCGACCTGCGTCCGGCATACGCCGACACCATCTTCCACAACGGCACCGTGCTCACGGTCGACGCCAAGGACTCGCGCGCCAAGGCGCTGGCCGTGCTCGACGGGCACATCCTCGCGGTGGGGCAGAACTTCGCGGTGTTCCCCTTCCAGGCACCCACGACCCGAATGGTCGATCTGCGCGGCAAGACCATCATGCCGGGCTTCGTCGAGCCGCACGCCCACACCAGCCTCTCGGCCCTCAACCTGCTGGCCGACGTGACGCCGCGCGTGGTGCCATGCGGCACCGAAGCCCCTGGCAACACCATCGAGAAGGTGCTGGCAGACCTGCGCGCCGCGGTGAAGAAGGCCCCTAAGGCCAAGGCCTTCTTCGGCTTCAACTTCGATCCGTCGCGACTCGTGAAGAAAGAGCTGATGCAGAACCTCACGCGCGAGCAGCTCGACGGCGTGAGCGCCACCATTCCCATCGTGGTGCAGAACGCCTCGCAGCACGTGTCGTACGTGAACAGCGCGGCGTTCCGCGCCACCGGCCTCTGGCCCACCGCGCCGAAGGGCCCGTTCACAGCGCCAGACAAGAGCTCCCCCATGTACGGGTTCCTCGTCGTCGACGCGAAGACCGGACTGCCCACCGGCGTTCTCAACGACTTCGCACAGGAGCCGTTCCTGAAGCTGGCCGTGGGCGCCATCACCGAGACAAAAGCCGACAAGCTCGCATTCGCGAAGAAGTGGCGCGAGTTCCAAGATGTGCTGGCCCGCGTGGGCGTCACCAGCTATGGCGAGATGCTGCTGGGGGCGTTCGCCGGAACCGAGCTCGAGAGCGAGCTGCTCGGGCTCATCAGCCTCGACCCCACCAATCCGTGCCGCATCCGCGCCTACATCGACACCCAGTCGTTCACGCCCGACAAGCTCGACATGTTCCCTGGCGAGGGCTACGACCGCCTCAAGATCATCGGCGGCAAGTTCATCTCAGACGGGTCGACCCAGGGGCTCACGGCCGGCCTGAGCTTCCCCTACAAGTACCCAGGGCCGTACCCCGCCGCGGCCAACGGCGAGACCGTGTTCAAGTCGGCCGATGACTTCTACACCCGTGCCCTGCCGTGGTACCGCGCCGGCTGGCAGCTGGCGGTGCACGCCAACGGCGACCGCGCCCTCGACTACGTGCTGAGCGGCTTCGACAAGCTGCAGAAGACGATGAAGAACCGCAACGCGCGCTTCCGCGTCGAGCACTTCACCGTGCACACCCCCGCAGAGGTGGCGAGACAGGTCGCGGCGGCGAAGCTGCTCGACGTCAACGTGGGGCTCACCATCGGGCACGTGTACTTCTGGGGGCAGGTCTTCCACGACACCCTGCTGGGCGAGGAGAACTCGCGCTACCTGCTGCCGCTGAAGACCCTCGTCGACGCGGGCGTGCGCGTGTCGACCCACAGCGACTCTCCCGTGACCTCTCCCAACCCCCTGCGCAACGTCTACATCGCCACCAACCGCCTGTGGCAGATGGAGCCCCGCAAGGTGCTGAGCCCGAACCAGGTCATCACCGTGCCCCAGGCCCTGCGCACCATCACGACCAACCCCGCCTACGCGATGTTCCTCGACAAGGAGGTGGGCAGCCTCGAGGTCGGCAAGCTCGCCGATCTCGTGGTGCTGAGCGCCGACCCCACAACGACGAAGCCCGCCGACATGATGGGCGTTCACGTCGTGGGCACCTGGCTCGCAGGCCATCAGGTCTCGGGCGGCAAGCTCTGA